The Quercus lobata isolate SW786 chromosome 4, ValleyOak3.0 Primary Assembly, whole genome shotgun sequence genome segment CCTTCATTCCATAATTAAGAAAGAGGAAGATTCCTTCTGAAGTAGAGTTCATTGGCATGTCAGTTTCCAAAATATCAACACGACAAATGTGTGCCAACAGCCAGTTTTATGAATCCCATCCTAAATATCAAAATACCTTGTCTTTTTTTCAAGGTAaatcaatccaaacaaatatacTCCTGTCCTATCCTGTCAGTTTATGTTATCCTATCCCCATGCCAAACCAACAgttaaaaaatgcaaaaagcaCACTTATGGTTAAATCTATAGACCACTACAAACGAAGACCAAAGCACATTCCAACATATACAATGGTTGCTATGTTCTCTTGATTTGTATAGAATTTAGTCTCTCTAGATTATGACATCAAATATTGAACACAACACAGAACTCAGAGTAGTATCTTTATAGCTAGGCAAATGAGAAAATGGTTCTATGAACTTTGCTAAATATAGCTTAAGCATCACACAATCCTCTTCCCAATATATGCCCTCCTCCCAACCCATGCTACATACAACTGATATAGAaaaaatgggagaaaaaaacctttaaaattaCCTCTCAAATGGTTCCAAATTCAGAAAGCCATAGCTCTGAGAGCCTCCCTTGGGAGAACAAAAAGTTGTTTGCTTGGTGGGTAACGACTTATTTCCTACTTCATCTGTGACCATTTCAAGGCCACAAGCACCGCAAAATGATACCAAATCTGACTCCTAAAAGAACCATGTGAAGCTTTCAAAACTCTCAACATTTTATTCATTCAAACAATGCATATCAGAAAATCCATATAATGCAAATTATACCTTCATCATCAAGAGTTTGGATAAGTGTGTCAGTGGATATGGATGAAGCTTGTAGCCACCATTATTTATACATGACAGAGCCAGTTCTCGTACCTTTCATGGCCAGCAACAGAGGTAAGAAAGAAATATTGAAGAATGTGAAGAAATAATTGTAGAACTAGAGATACTTGAAAGCAAAAACTTCTAACATGCCCcatcaacaaaaagaaatttataaaatatgcaAACTAATTATGAAACTTAAGATGAATaagcaacaaaaaaacaaagccagattaggaaaaagaagaattgaGAGTGGCAGACCTCCCCACCCTCCCCACTCAACCCAAGAAAGAGGGAGGGAGAGGATGGGGAGGGGCATATGTGTCTTGATTTCCCTTTTGGAATGTCCAAAAATAAGCGTCCACTTTCCAAAAGTGGAAGCATTTACTATGAAATTTGCAATACTACCCTCACcttaaaaacagaaaaaagaaagcaagaacATTTTCGTTAAAAAACCAAGTATAAAACAATTAGAACGATTACtacaacttttttcttttcattaatacTTTGGCTATTTAGAACCAAGACACTTATTTTGAAAAGGAGGTAGCATATTAATTTAGTATCAAGTATGAAGGAATATAAAAAGTTCCATCTGTTCAAAGTGATCATTGTGGTTAACAAAGATCCAAGTTGCTAAAATGCCAGAAAGAAGTTTCGGATGAAACTGATATGTATGGTTACCTCTATGATATATGGTTCAATGATGCAATACTGTAGAAAGGATGCCTCAGCTGCAGTAGTTAAAAGGAAACGCTTATAATTGCCCATTCGAAAAAATCTGTTTCAATATAGATTAATCATTTACTCctcaaaaaaacataaagagacAATCTTTCGCTTTGAAGAAACTCATATCAATTCAAAGAAAGAGATAAGCAAttaagaaaatggaaaaacagATAAATCCTCCTAAACAAGTTAAATCTAATTAAGCAAGACTCTTCAAAAGCAAATAGAATCATAGCAAATGAGAAATACCGCAAAATTCTCCGGGCAAAACACATTTCCTTTGACTTGATTATTGGAATAGGCACTTGACAAAACCATAAAGAAAGTGATTCTCCCTGTGGATCAGAAATAGCTACATTTCATGTCTTTAAGACCCAGCACAAGGCTGCAATTAAGAATGAACCAAATGAATTGAGCACACCAATGAAGTAGAGATCAACCGTTGGTTGGCTGTTAGAACCAAGATGAAGAAGCACGTAAAATGAATGAAACTCAGCTTCATTCTCATTAATAGATTCAGAACTTCTATTTGCATCATAAAGATTAAATAGAGTTGTCAGAGCCTTTGTAAGCTGCTCCATGTTGAGGTAGTGTACTGAAGATATATTTTCATTGGTACAACTTCGAAGCTTGTGAAGAGACATAACATGAAATCTAACCTGTATGATGATACAAATCAGGGCTTCATTCAGtacaaaaagttttaaaatgtttCCATGATTTCAAGCTCCTAACACAGAGAATTTATGTTGTTGATACATAGTTTTTCTGCCATGTAGACTAGATGCGTTCCATGGTCTGAAGAGATGCATCCAGAGGGTACAGGGGTTGGACACCAAGGTCATTGGGGAAGGATTGAACTAGCCTATGATCATATAGTTATATTGCTCCAATTTGACTACATATTTCTTAATAAGAGATATTTTAGTTTGCATCTGGAATTTCTTGGGAATTTCTTCAGCAGAGAGAGCATtaggaaattttatttgatctataaa includes the following:
- the LOC115987208 gene encoding SAC3 family protein C — encoded protein: MEKSHRQRPNPSSSSSSSTHFRSQKFRSNPTTKDGKFTKNNNPNAREDFVKPRRASQQVQQHVDDSSNLPVLLGTCPFMCPVAERVQRERLRDLAVFERLDGNPRKTSSDLAVKKFCRTISIRDMPTSDLRPLPVLEDTLDYLLSFLDSSEHPFEVVHDFIFDRTRSIRQDLSMQNIDNEKAIYMYEKMVRFHVMSLHKLRSCTNENISSVHYLNMEQLTKALTTLFNLYDANRSSESINENEAEFHSFYVLLHLGSNSQPTGESLSLWFCQVPIPIIKSKEMCFARRILRFFRMGNYKRFLLTTAAEASFLQYCIIEPYIIEVRELALSCINNGGYKLHPYPLTHLSKLLMMKESDLVSFCGACGLEMVTDEVGNKSLPTKQTTFCSPKGGSQSYGFLNLEPFER